One Prionailurus bengalensis isolate Pbe53 chromosome D3, Fcat_Pben_1.1_paternal_pri, whole genome shotgun sequence genomic region harbors:
- the CD3H18orf32 gene encoding UPF0729 protein C18orf32 homolog — protein sequence MVCIPCIVIPVLLWIYKKFLEPYIYPLLSPFVSRMWPSKALRESHDKNKGQVDCKGADMNGLPTKGPMEISDKKKD from the exons ATGGTGTGTATCCCTTGCATCGTCATTCCAGTTCTGCTCTGGATCTACAAGAAGTTCCTGGAGCCGTACATAtaccctctgctctccccctttGTTAGTCGCATGTGGCCTAGTAAAGCCCTCCGAGAATCCCACGACAAAAACAAAGGCCAAGTAGACTGCAAG ggtGCAGACATGAATGGATTACCAACAAAAGGACCAATGGAAATCTCTgataaaaagaaagactaa
- the RPL17 gene encoding 60S ribosomal protein L17 produces MVRYSLDPENPTKSCKSRGSNLRVHFKNTRETAQAIKGMHIRKATKYLKDVTLQKQCVPFRRYNGGVGRCAQAKQWGWTQGRWPKKSAEFLLHMLKNAESNAELKGLDVDSLVIEHIQVNKAPKMRRRTYRAHGRINPYMSSPCHIEMILTEKEQIVPKPEEEVAQKKKISQKKLKKQKLMARE; encoded by the exons ATGGTTCGCTATTCACTTGACCCGGAAAACCCGACAAAAT catgCAAATCAAGAGGTTCAAATCTTCGTGTTCACTTTAAG AACACACGGGAAACTGCCCAGGCCATCAAGGGTATGCATATCCGAAAAGCCACCAAGTATCTGAAAGATGTCACTTTGCAGAAGCAATGCGTGCCATTCCGACGCTACAATGGGGGAGTTGGTAGGTGTGCCCAG GCCAAACAGTGGGGCTGGACACAGGGTCGGTGGCCCAAAAAGAGTGCCGAATTTTTACTGCACATGCTTAAAAATGCAGAGAGTAATGCTGAACTTAAG GGTTTAGATGTAGATTCTCTGGTCATTGAGCACATCCAGGTGAACAAAGCCCCCAAAATGCGGCGTAGAACTTACAGGGCTCATGGTCGGATTAACCCATACATGAGCTCTCCCTGCCACATTGAGATGATCCTTACTGAAAAAGAGCAGATTGTTCCTAAACCAGAAGAGGAGGTTGCacagaagaaaaag atatcccagaagaaactgaagaaacaaaaacttatggCCCGGGAGTAA